One genomic segment of Desulfocapsa sulfexigens DSM 10523 includes these proteins:
- the rsmD gene encoding 16S rRNA (guanine(966)-N(2))-methyltransferase RsmD translates to MRIISGHARGRKLFTPGDSNLIRPTADRAREALFSIIGNRILSARVLDLYSGTGALGIESLSRGATQVVFVDKHHNALELTRKNCEVCLQSMEPGSEKRAIIVKHDLNRGLNFTIDNAFTVRTFDLIFLDPPYNKGLAEKSLKDIDSSKLIATNTLVIAEDRSSVTLPKSFTRLTLFDTRRYGDTGFWFYTITPSL, encoded by the coding sequence TTGCGAATCATCAGTGGACATGCCCGGGGGCGAAAACTATTCACTCCGGGTGATTCCAACCTTATCAGACCAACTGCTGATCGTGCCCGTGAAGCTTTGTTCAGCATTATCGGAAACCGTATATTGTCAGCCCGTGTCCTCGATTTATACTCCGGGACTGGTGCCTTAGGCATAGAATCTCTTAGTCGAGGTGCTACACAGGTAGTATTTGTAGACAAACATCACAATGCCTTGGAACTTACCAGAAAAAACTGTGAAGTGTGTTTGCAAAGCATGGAGCCAGGATCAGAAAAAAGAGCGATCATAGTCAAACATGACCTTAATAGAGGACTGAATTTCACCATTGACAACGCTTTTACAGTAAGAACCTTTGATCTTATTTTTCTTGATCCCCCCTACAATAAAGGCCTTGCCGAAAAAAGTTTGAAAGATATCGACAGTAGTAAGCTAATCGCAACAAACACACTGGTTATAGCAGAAGACAGGAGCAGTGTAACATTACCTAAGTCATTCACCCGTTTAACGCTTTTTGACACGCGGCGCTACGGTGATACCGGATTCTGGTTTTACACTATCACACCGTCCTTATAA
- a CDS encoding aspartate-semialdehyde dehydrogenase, which yields MSENSQKFNVAIAGATGAVGGAMLDVLQRRNFPINELRLLASERSVGKKINFRGQELEVQLLSKDAFEGIDIALFSAGAQRSLDFAPAAAAAGAVVIDNSSAYRMDPEIPLVVPEVNSHAIAAHSKHGIIANPNCSTIQMLVALKPILDKVGIKRLVISTYQAVSGTGAKAIEELDSQVKAYAETKEMKASVYPHQIAFNCLPHIDSFLENGYTKEEMKMVNETRKIFEDNTIGITATAVRVPVFYGHSEAVNIETKSKITVAEVKELLANAPGVKLVDDPANLKYPMAIDCAGNFETLVGRIREDESIDNGINLWVVSDNILKGAALNAVQIAESFVAQYK from the coding sequence ATGAGCGAAAATTCACAAAAATTCAATGTAGCCATTGCTGGTGCAACCGGTGCCGTTGGTGGGGCTATGCTTGATGTCCTTCAAAGACGTAACTTCCCCATTAATGAATTACGCCTTCTGGCCTCGGAGCGTTCAGTAGGAAAAAAGATCAACTTCAGAGGACAGGAGCTTGAAGTACAACTGCTCAGCAAAGATGCCTTTGAGGGAATTGATATCGCACTTTTTTCTGCTGGAGCTCAAAGATCTCTTGATTTTGCACCCGCTGCTGCTGCTGCAGGTGCCGTAGTGATTGACAACTCCAGCGCCTATCGCATGGATCCTGAAATTCCCCTTGTAGTACCAGAAGTTAATTCCCACGCCATTGCAGCGCACAGCAAACACGGAATTATTGCCAATCCCAACTGTTCAACCATTCAAATGCTGGTTGCCCTGAAACCTATCCTTGATAAGGTTGGGATAAAACGTCTCGTTATTTCGACATATCAGGCCGTATCCGGAACCGGAGCAAAAGCAATAGAAGAGCTTGACAGTCAGGTGAAGGCCTATGCGGAAACCAAAGAGATGAAAGCCTCTGTATACCCACACCAAATCGCGTTCAATTGTTTACCCCATATTGATTCTTTTCTTGAAAACGGCTACACCAAGGAAGAGATGAAGATGGTAAACGAAACCCGGAAAATTTTTGAAGATAATACCATTGGGATCACTGCAACTGCGGTTCGTGTTCCCGTTTTTTATGGTCACTCTGAAGCTGTAAATATTGAAACAAAGTCAAAAATTACTGTGGCAGAAGTAAAAGAACTCCTTGCAAATGCTCCAGGGGTCAAACTTGTAGACGATCCCGCCAATTTGAAGTACCCGATGGCAATAGATTGCGCTGGAAATTTTGAGACTCTGGTTGGTCGAATTCGAGAAGATGAATCCATTGATAATGGAATAAATCTATGGGTTGTGTCTGACAATATCCTAAAAGGTGCTGCCTTGAATGCTGTTCAAATTGCCGAATCCTTTGTTGCTCAATATAAGTAA
- the pssA gene encoding CDP-diacylglycerol--serine O-phosphatidyltransferase, giving the protein MTNNSQDTDNRFYPLPCMFTLASLFCGFYSIVSAINSDFKTAAIAILVAAIFDALDGRVARLTQCTSQFGAELDSLCDMVSFGVSPGVLAYLWALHPYGRYGWLAAFLYVAMTSLRLARFNVQDSNSESKNFVGLPCPAAAAMVSAAVLFSHFLGITGEVKHISLLLLVYILSYLMVSTHTYYSFKELPPFKINRFQVLVGFLLLLILVAAEPQIMLFALFLVYLASGPVFGLIKKVRSVKKPTTPVNKPNP; this is encoded by the coding sequence ATGACTAACAACTCACAGGATACAGACAACCGCTTTTATCCGCTGCCCTGTATGTTTACTCTGGCAAGTTTGTTCTGCGGTTTTTATTCCATCGTTTCTGCTATCAATTCTGACTTTAAGACAGCCGCAATTGCCATTCTTGTTGCAGCTATTTTTGATGCCCTGGATGGAAGAGTGGCTCGCTTGACTCAGTGTACAAGCCAATTTGGAGCAGAACTTGATTCATTGTGTGATATGGTCTCATTTGGTGTTTCACCTGGGGTGCTCGCCTATCTTTGGGCCCTCCACCCATATGGACGATACGGCTGGCTTGCAGCATTTTTATATGTAGCAATGACATCTCTTCGGCTTGCCAGGTTCAATGTTCAGGATTCAAATTCAGAATCTAAAAACTTTGTTGGACTTCCCTGTCCGGCAGCTGCTGCCATGGTATCTGCTGCCGTTCTCTTTAGCCATTTTCTTGGTATTACCGGAGAAGTCAAGCATATCTCTCTGCTCCTGCTTGTTTACATCCTGTCCTACCTGATGGTTTCAACTCACACATACTATAGCTTTAAGGAATTGCCTCCTTTTAAAATTAATCGTTTCCAGGTACTCGTTGGTTTTTTACTTCTCCTGATCCTGGTTGCCGCTGAGCCCCAAATCATGCTCTTTGCTCTTTTCCTTGTCTACCTAGCGTCAGGTCCTGTTTTTGGATTGATCAAGAAGGTCAGATCTGTGAAGAAACCAACAACTCCGGTTAATAAACCAAACCCCTGA
- a CDS encoding phosphatidylserine decarboxylase family protein, producing the protein MTHPRIPLAREGYPFIAFAAFVTLITAILGYEFLAWPALAVTTFVVAFFRDPERMTDAEYDKLISPADGKIILIEEQSDDIYLQDKVIKISIFMNVFNVHVNRIPIDGTVEKIIYKPGQFYSADSEKGALLNERCGVIISTSASGRIAFVQVAGLIARRIVNWLEVGDAVQRGKRFGLIRFGSRVDLYLPTTSTIHVKLGQKVRAGETAIASFS; encoded by the coding sequence ATGACTCATCCAAGGATTCCACTTGCCCGTGAAGGCTACCCCTTTATCGCTTTTGCCGCCTTTGTGACGCTTATTACCGCCATCCTCGGGTATGAGTTCCTCGCCTGGCCGGCTCTTGCGGTTACTACCTTTGTCGTCGCTTTCTTTCGTGACCCTGAACGAATGACCGATGCAGAATATGACAAACTTATATCGCCCGCTGATGGTAAAATTATCCTTATTGAAGAACAGTCAGATGACATCTACTTACAGGATAAGGTTATTAAAATTTCCATTTTCATGAATGTCTTCAATGTACATGTTAATCGCATCCCCATAGACGGCACCGTTGAAAAAATCATCTATAAGCCTGGCCAATTTTATTCTGCTGATAGTGAAAAAGGTGCGCTCCTTAATGAACGTTGCGGTGTGATTATCAGTACTTCAGCAAGTGGGCGGATAGCCTTTGTCCAGGTTGCTGGTCTTATTGCCAGAAGAATCGTCAACTGGCTTGAGGTGGGGGATGCTGTGCAACGTGGCAAACGTTTTGGTCTCATTCGTTTTGGCTCCCGGGTGGACCTCTATCTCCCAACAACCAGCACTATTCACGTGAAGTTAGGACAGAAAGTACGCGCCGGTGAAACTGCCATCGCGTCCTTCTCTTAA